A DNA window from Paralichthys olivaceus isolate ysfri-2021 chromosome 11, ASM2471397v2, whole genome shotgun sequence contains the following coding sequences:
- the fzd4 gene encoding frizzled-4, whose amino-acid sequence MPGTKVSLAGAALLLLLLLAAPLGVVRAFGEEVEEMTCDPIRISMCQGLGYNVTKMPNLVGNVLQSDAELQLTTFTPLIQYGCSSQLKFFLCSVYVPMCTDKVPIPIGPCGSMCLSVKRKCLPVLHEFGFIWPEVLNCSLFPPQNDHNHMCMEGPGDEDSPYPPVRHPPHQEECQALGSAPEQYTWLKQTESCTLQCGYDSGLYRRGAKVFTDAWMAVWAVLCFLSTTLTVLTFLLDSQRFSYPERPIIFLSMCCNLYSVAYLVRLTLGRERVSCDLDTTAVPILVQEGLKSTGCAIVFLLLYFFGMASSLWWVILTLTWFLAAGLKWGHEAIEMHSSYFHIAAWAIPAVKTIVILIMRLVDADDLTGLCYVGNQQQEALTGFVVAPLASYLLIGTLFICAGLVALFKIRSNLQKDGAKTDKLERLMVKIGVFSVLYTVPASTVIGCYLYQLSHWGDFRANTRDSYVASEMLRIFMSLLVGITSGMWIWSAKTIHTWQRCSVRLLRDSRASRAGKRAPGEGWIKPGKGNETVV is encoded by the exons ATGCCCGGGACGAAGGTGTCGCTCGCCGGGGCtgccctcctcctgctgctgctgctggccgcTCCGCTCGGCGTGGTGCGGGCTTTCGgcgaagaggtggaggagatgacCTGCGACCCGATCCGCATCAGCATGTGCCAGGGTCTCGGGTACAACGTCACCAAGATGCCCAACTTGGTCGGCAACGTGCTGCAGTCGGACGCCGAGCTGCAGCTGACCACGTTCACGCCGCTCATACAGTACGGCTGCTCCAGCCAACTCAAG tTCTTCCTTTGCTCAGTCTATGTGCCCATGTGCACAGACAAGGTGCCCATTCCCATCGGTCCATGTGGTagcatgtgtctgtctgtcaagaGGAAATGTCTCCCCGTGCTCCACGAGTTTGGCTTCATATGGCCCGAG GTGCTCAACTGCAGCCTCTTCCCACCTCAAAATGACCACAACCACATGTGTATGGAAGGCCCGGGTGACGAGGACTCCCCCTACCCGCCGGTGCGTCATCCTCCCCACCAGGAGGAGTGTCAGGCTCTGGGATCTGCGCCCGAACAGTACACCTGgctgaaacagacagagagctgCACCCTCCAGTGCGGCTACGACAGCGGTCTCTACCGACGAGGGGCCAAAGTCTTCACGGACGCGTGGATGGCGGTGTGGGCCGTGCTGTGCTTCCTGTCCACCACTCTGACGGTCTTGACCTTTCTGTTGGATTCACAGCGTTTCTCCTACCCCGAGCGGCCCATCATCTTCCTGTCCATGTGCTGTAATCTGTACAGTGTCGCATATCTG GTACGTTTGACTCTGGGGAGGGAACGTGTTTCCTGTGACCTGGACACCACAGCGGTGCCCATTCTAGTACAGGAAGGGTTAAAGAGCACCGGCTGTGCcatcgtcttcctcctcctctatttCTTTGGCATGGCCTCCTCCCTCTG GTGGGTGATCCTGACGCTCACCTGGTTCTTGGCTGCTGGACTGAAGTGGGGTCACGAGGCTATTGAGATGCACAGCTCCTACTTCCACATAGCTGCGTGGGCCATCCCAGCCGTCAAAACCATCGTCATCCTCATAATGAGACTGGTGGATGCAGACGACCTGACCGGACTCTGCTATGTCGGCaaccagcagcaggaggcgctCACAGGCTTTGTGGTGGCGCCCCTAGCTTCATACCTTCTCATAG GTACTCTGTTTATCTGTGCCGGCCTGGTGGCTCTATTCAAGATCCGCTCTAACCTGCAGAAGGACGGCGCCAAAACAGACAAGCTGGAGCGTTTAATGGTGAAGATCGGAGTGTTTTCTGTTCTCTACACGGTCCCAGCGTCCACCGTCATCGGCTGCTACCTCTACCAGCTGTCTCACTGGGGGGACTTCAGGGCCAACACCAGGGATTCATACGTGGCATCAGAGATGCTTCGAATCTTCATGTCGCTGCTGGTGGGAATCACATCGGGCATGTGGATCTGGTCGGCGAAGACCATCCACACCTGGCAACGCTGCTCCGTCCGACTGCTCAGGGACAGCAGGGCGAGCCGAGCGGGCAAGAGGGCGCCGGGGGAGGGCTGGATCAAACCGGGGAAAGGGAACGAGACGGTGGTatga